TGCCTAAGAGAAAGGAGTCTTCGGGCCCGGGCGCTCCTCTTTGGTGTCTGTCTTACGGAGACCTAGTTACTAACATGTTAGTATTTTTTGTCATGTTATTTGCTTTCTCTACGCTGAATGCAACTAAATTCGAGCAGATGGCATACTCTTTTGTGGTGGCTCTGGGTGGAGGCATGGGCGTTTTGCCATCAAATCCTACCTTTAGTCCACCCATGCCCATACCGCCTGACTTCATAATGCAGGGTCCAATGACTGTGGCGGAGCTCTATAGTAATTTGGGGGGAGTTGAGAAGAGTATTCAGCAGCAGTACGGATCTGAGGCGATCGAAGTAATAGAAGGCGTCAATGAAGTCAGAGTTAGGATCTCAGGGGACCTTTTGTTTATGCCCTGCTCAGCCTCTATCAGACCCGAGACTAGCCAGATACTTTCTGCTTTAGCACCAGAGCTTGTTAAGGCACAGAAGGAGGGCTATCGAGTTTACATCGAGGGGCATGCCGCCTATACCTTATCAACATGCCCTGGCTACATAGACGATTTCCACATATCTAGCGATCGGGCGTTAAATGTTTTGGAGCGATTCAAGTCTTTGGGCTTAGACGACTCTAAAATGGCGTTGGTTGGGTACGGTGATAATGTCCCGGTGGGAGATGTGAATACCCCTCAAGGACAGGCAAAGAATCGCCGAGTGGAGATTACCATTAGGAGGGACTGATGAAGAAGATATTAGTTTATTTGCTTGTGGTAATACTGTTGCTTGGTGCAGGTATGGCACTTGGCGTTTATGTACTTGCCCCTGTTGTCAAGGATATGGGTTCGAATACAGCAGCACAAAGTAAGCCTGAGCCTGTGCTTCAGCCTTTGGGCAAGTTCACTACAAACCTAAGTAACCCTAAATACATTATTCAGGTGACAGTGAATTTGGAATTCTATGATAAAAAAGCGCTTAGTGAGATTCAAAAAATGGATCCAAGTTTCTTGGTAATTCAGGACGAACTCTTGAAGTATTTCAAGACGTTAAAACCTGAGGATTTTTCCACAGATAAAGGCCTTAGCCAAATACAGGACAATTTTGTAAAAAGGATAAACAACTTGTATGGAAAGACCGTTTTAAGTGATGTGCTTTTTGGGGCTGATACGGTTATAACGGTGATGCCATAATGGCAGAAACGCTGTCGCAAGAAGAAATTGATACTTTGCTAAGTGCTATTAAAGCCGGCCAAGCAGAGCTTGTTCAAACCAAAGAGAAAGTAGTTCGTAAATACGACTTTAGAAGACCTGACAAGCTCTCGAAAGAGCAGTTAAGGACCATTCAAATGCTGCACGAGAATTTTGCCCGTGGAGCAAGTACGGAGCTTGCAGGGTACTTAAGGTCTGCCATGTCTATTTCCATTGTTTCCGTAGACCAAGTAACTTACCAAGAGTACATAAGATCCTTATCAGACCCTACGTTCATGTATTTGGTGCCCATCATCGATGTGACCAGTGTGATTTTCGAAATGTCTTTGGATTTCGTTTTCGCCATTATTGACAAACTTTTAGGCGGACCTGGTAAACCGTTAAGAGAAGTTAGAGAGCTTACCTCTGTTGAAGCAACCTTAATGAATCGGGTTATGGACGTTTACTTAAAGCATTGGTTGGAAGCATGGAAGCCCATTGTTCAGTGGAATTTGGGTAAGCCAACACTAGAATACTCTCCAGGGTTCGTGCAGATAATGCCTGGCAGCGATGTGGTCATAGTTATCACCTACGAAGAGAAGCTTGGTGAGAAAACTGCCATTGGTACCATATGTGTGCCATATATGGCTATGGAGGGTTTTGTTCAAAACCTTACTGCTCACCGTTGGTTTGGGGTAAGCAAGCCAACGCCTGATGATTGGAAAACTACGCTCATGGAGGTTATTGAGGACATAACAGTAGAAGTCTCTGCAGTCTTAGGAGAAGCGTCCGTCGGTATTGGTGAGATCTTGAAGTGGAATGTGGGCGATGTTATTGAGCTTAGCAGGAGAAGTGATGAGGAAGTGGACCTTTTAGTTGAGGGGAATCTATTTGCCAAGGGTATACCTGGGATTTACCAGCGAAGGAAGGCTTTGCTTGTTACTGGTCGAAGCGAAGAAGACAGGAAAGAGGAGGTGGGCTAAGACCATATGTCAGATTTCATTGGGAGTTTGAAACGTTTGCTAAGTGAGATTACGAATGGCGCTGTAAAGTTGGGTAATTTCTATAAGACAGAAAATTTGCCTTCTGAACAAGGAGAGTTTGTGATTGTTGACTTTGCACTTGGTGACTTTGGTGATGGCTTCATCGTGCTTAGTGAGGACTTAGCTAAAACATTGGGTAATGAAATGCTTAGAATATTCCAGCTTACCGTAGATAATCTTAATGATGATTTAGTGCTTAGTACTATTGGAGAAGCAATAAATCAAAGTGTCAATGGTGCTGTTCAGGAAAATGCAGAACAGTTTGGGATGATCCCTTCTGTTAGTGTGGGTGCAGCTCAAGTCGTGACAGCTGAAGCCCTAAAGGAAAAAGTGAGTGGTTTATCTTTTATTGAAGTGGAAGGTGGTTTATGGTTTTGTGTGCCCAATAAACTTTCCTCCATACTCTTGATGGGATACAGTGATGTGTCGGAAAGAGCTGACGCTGTGTCTAGCGAAGTCGAGAAAACATCAGCCTCAGTTATGCAAGAAAATGACGTTGAAGATGTTACCTTTCCACAGCTGCGACCTGAAGGTGACATTCAGCCCTTACCTAGGAACTTGGAGCTTCTTCTGGATGTAAAAGTTAATGTGTCCGTAGAACTGGGGCGTAGTCGAGTAAGCATCAAAGACCTTTTGTCATTAGGGTCGGGCTCCATAATCACACTGGACAAATTGGCAGGAGAGCCCGTTGACATTTTAGTCAATGGTAAGCCTATAGCCAAAGGGGAAGTGGTTGTAATTGACGAGTCTTTCGGTGTTAGAATTCTTGATATAATAGCTCCCAAGGAAAGGCTAAAGGCAGAACTTTAGACAGCAGGAGGTTAAGATGAGTAAACGGGTTTTAATTGTGGACGATGCAGCTTTTATGCGAATGATGATAAAGAACGTTTTAACGCAGAACGGTTATGAGGTTGCAGGAGAGGCTTCCAATGGACAGGAAGCTTTAGTTTTGTATGAAAAAGTTAAGCCGGATCTGGTAACGTTAGATATAACGATGCCTGAGATGGATGGTATCCAAACACTTAAAGAACTCCTGAAAATGGATCCTTCTGCTAACGTGATCATGGTAACTGCTATGGGACAGCAGCAATTAGTAATCGAGGCTATCCAAGTGGGAGCAAAGGATTTTGTGGTAAAACCATTCCAACCTGACCGTCTTATAGAGGCGGTAAGGAAGGCTCTGGGGGATGAGTAGTTTTTGGCAGTGGTTCTTCCTCCTGCTGTTTTTTGTTGTTCTTATTGGCGTTTTATGGTTTTTAAGTAGATACGGCAGGCGTTGGCTGGGCAATTTCCGCGTACCCGCTCAGGGGAAACAGCTGAAGGTATTGGATGCAGTCTCCTTGGATTTTCGAACGCGGGTATTCCTGGTTTTGGTGGCTGATAAGCAAAAGGTGCTGGTGGCTGATAACGGAAATCATATCAGGATTGTACTCTTGCCTAGTGACGAAAAGGACGCTGGTACAGACTGGCAAAGTTCAACGTTTGAGAAAATACTGAAAGATGCAGACGGCAACACCACTAATTAGTATTAATCTAGGTTCTGGCGGACTATCTATGGTCCAGCTCATTGTTCTTCTTACTGTATTCACATTGGCTCCATCTTTTATAATGTTTTTCACAAGTTTTCTAAGGATTTTGGTGGTTTTTGCTTTTATGCGTAGTGCTCTTGGTCTGCAGCAGTTCCCTCCTGCTCAGGTTTTCACAGCTCTTGCTCTAATACTTACGTTTTTGATTATGGGTCCAGTTTTCTCTCAGGTTTACCAGCAGGCATGGGTGCCTTACAGTCAAGGCCAAATGGATTTTCAGCAATTTTTGTCAGCTGCAGAGAAGCCTGTGGGTGATTGGATGTTAAAACAGGTCAAACCAGAAGAATTGAACACCATGGCATCAATTTCTGGAACGGATCCTAAAAACCCTAACTTTACAACCTTGGCCAGTGCTTTCATGGTTAGTGAACTAAAGACGGCTTTTACCATGGGGCTTCTGCTTTATTTGCCTTTCATTGCGCTAGATGTTATCATAGCATCGGTTCTCATGTCATTAGGTATGTTCATGATTCCTCCTGCCATGATCAGCTTACCTTTGAAAATACTACTTTTCGTTGCAGCTAATGGGTGGGATACAGTGATAATGGGACTTGTGAGGAGTTTCAGATGACGGATTTCATATTCAGCTGGTTTCGGAGCTCAGTTCTCCAGATTCTGATCATTGTGGGCCCTGTTTTGCTTGTGGCCTTGGTTTTGGGCATTATCATAAGCATATTGCAGGTTCTTACACAGATACATGATCCTTCAGTGGCTTTCGTACCGAAGTTCTTGGTCATCATGCTTCTGGTTTTGTTTTTTGGTGGTACTGTCGTAAATGTCATGGTCAGGTTCTTTAACGGCGTTGTATCGGCATGGCAGACGCTACCTTAGGTTTCTGGCCCGTCTTTTTTAGACTTTTAGGTTTTGTTCTTGCCACTCCCATACTACCCACAAGGTTTTTTAATCTTAGGACAAAAGCAGTGCTTTCTTTTGCCATATCTCTCATATCTGTTCCCGATTTTGTGGCTGTTCTTTCTTTGCAGACCTCTGTTTCCTGGGTTCAGATTTACATTACTGAATTTGCTTTAGGTCTGCTTTTAGGAATTTTCAGTGGTATCGTATATTGGGCTCTGGTGTTCGCTGGGGATCTTTGGGACATCATGTCAGGCTTTCAAATGATGACAGCTATTGATCCTTTTACCTCTGTACCGCAGCCAGTGATGACTCAGTTTTTTTCACTCATGGCTGCAGCTGTCTTCGTGGTAGGTGGAGGCTTAGATAGTTTCATAGCGCTTGTAATAATGAGCTACAGATTGATTCCAGCTGGTAGTTTCATTCATTTGGCTCTTTCGGAGCCTGCTTTATTCTTAACGAGAGTCTTTTCACTGGGACTAGCTGTGGCCATTCCCATAGTAGTGCTTGTCATATTGCTTGAATTCATCATGGGTGTCGTTTCAAAGGGGGCATCGGGGTTCCCAGTTTTTGTGGTTTGGATTCCTTTGCAGACAGCAGTTGCTTTGCTTTTGCTGTTCGCCATGCTACCACTTATGAAGGTTTTTACCCAAAACTGGACTCGTTGGGCGGTACAGTATCTTACTTCACTTCTTTCAGCGGGGTAACAGAGGATGCCAGAGGGAGAACGTACAGAACCACCTAGTCCGCGACGCCTGGAACGAGCTATCCAGGAAGGGAATGTTCCTCAAAGCCCTGAGCTTACCGGGGCTATTGGACTTTTTGTTTTTGTGCTCATACTGCGTGTGTATTACCCACGATTTGTGTCTAGTTGGCAACGTATGTGGTTTGGTGTGTTTTACAGTGTATCTCCAGAAACTGCTGCGCATGATCTGGCAGTGGTACTGCTATCCACCTTGCCTGTGCTGTTAGTTCCTTTATTAGCTGTTGTACTTGCCACTCTTGTATTGTCTGGAGTAAGACTTTACCCAAAAAAAATGGTACCCAAACTAGACGGTCTTAACCCGGCACAGAACATTAAACGTATTTTTTCTTTGCAGTCACTTGAACAAATGGGTATAGGTCTCTTAAAGGTTATCCTGCTTTCGGTGGTAGCATACTTTCTTGCAAAAGACAGGCTAGTTGGAATAATGAGTGGCACACAAGATCCCATTCAATTTATGAGTTTATCTGCATCTATTCTGACTGACATACTGCTGTATTTGGTGGCGGTTTACTTGCTTATAGGTCTTGCAGATTATGCATTTCAAAGACGTCGGTGGTGGAACTCGCTAAAAATGACAAAAGAGGAAGTAAAAGAAGAAATGAAGAGTATAGAAGGAGACCCCACTGTTAAGGCACGGCTTCGCTCCCGTATGCGACAATATGCTATGAGGCGTTCCCTGGCTGATGTTAAAAAAGCTACCGTGGTCATCACGAACCCTACGGAATATGCTGTGGCCCTACGTTATGAAAAAGGCATGGTTGCTCCCGAGTTGGTCGCTAAAGGTGCTGGATGGTTGGCTCAGCGGATCAAAGATGAGGCACGTAGGTATAATGTACCCGTGGTAGTCAGACCAGAACTGGCAAGGACCATTTTTCGAAAAGTGGAAGTGGGTGATTACATAACTCCTGACCTTTATCAAGCAGTAGCAGCTGTGCTTGTGGAAGTCATGAAGAAAAAGAGGCAGAGTAGCAAGTCATGAGCGGTTTGTACACAACCTTATTTGTCATTGTAGGCATCTTCATGCTAATGGTTCCAGTGCCCTCAATGGTGCTGGATGTGTTGTTTGCCTTTAACCTTGTTTTTTCGCTCCTTGTACTCATGATTTCCCTCTATACACGATCAGCTACTGAATTCTCCTCTTTTCCCAGCTTAATGTTGTTTGCAGTGTTCTTCCACTTAGTGCTCATAGTTAGCAGTGCCCGAGCCATATTGGTCACAGGTAATCCGGGCGCATTGGCTACAGCTTTCGGAAAGCTTATCATGGGCCAAGGTAATTGGGTAGTTGGTTTGGTGATCTTTGTGGTGTTGCTCATTGTGCAGTACATGGTTATTACCAGTGGTCAACAGCGTATCTCAGAGGTAGCAGCTCGTTTTACGTTGGATGCCATGCCAGGACGCCAAATGGCAATTGACGCTGACCTTTCTGCTGGCTTCATTACGCCAGAAGAAGCTCGTCGACAAAGAGATTCACTTAGGAAGGAATCTGACTTTTTCGGTGCCATGGATGGTGCTTCCCGCTTCGTGCGTGGGGAGACCATGGCTTCGGCTTTAGCTGCTGTGGTTAACGCTCTAGGTGGAATGGTGGTTGGCCTGCTTAAAGGAGAGGCTGCTGTGGATGCTTTGCTTCACTATCTTGGCGTTGCCATTGGCGTTGCTCTGCAAATTGCTATTTCCTCACTGGCTTTGTCGCTTTCAGCCGCCCTTTTAGTGGCTCGGGTTTCTTCAGAACAGAGTTTGGGAGAAGAAATCACTTCCGAACTCATGGCTTTCCCTGGTTTGGTAAGAATACTTGGCATTGTCCTTCTGGTGACTTCACTGCTACCCGGCGTGCCGAAACTGCTCTTGATCCCGCTGGGCGTGCTACTTATTTGGTTTGGCCGGACACCAAAACCTGCCGCGGAAACCGCTTTACCCGAACAAGTGGAAGCAAAGAGATTGTATGAGCAGCTGTCTGAACCCGAAGCCATGTTAGGTTTTGTCGGTGTAGACGCAGTTGAACTGGAGTTTGGTTATGAGCTCCTTCCACTTTTCGACACTACTAGTGGACAAGACATTCTTGACAGTATTGCTCTGCTACGTAAGAACTTATCCGAGGAGTTTGGTTTCCCCATACCCGGAATTCGTATACATGACAATCTGGGGCTTAAGCCTAATCAGTACCGTATAAAACTTCGTGGTGTAACCGCTGGTGAAGGTATTTTGGAGATGGGGCTTCTTCTTGCCATGGGAGAGGGGAGTGACCTTGAGAAAGTCTCTGGGGTTCCAACCAAAGAACCCGTCTTTAACCTGGACGCAAAGTGGATACCCCCAAGTGACAAATTAAAAGCTGAGGCAGCAGGCTTAACAGTTGTGGATTGCGGGACCATTGTTATTACACATCTGGGTGAAGTGTTGAAGAGCAGCCTTGCCGATTTGATCACTAGGCAAAATATCAAGGACATTGTAGACTATGTGGGACGCTCTCACCCTGCCGTAGTAGAAGAACTTCAACAGGTAGCCTCCCTGGGCGATGTGGAATTCGTATTCAGGTATCTTTTGCAGGAACGTTTGCCCGTTCGAGATGTGGTGCGGGTTTTTGAACTTATTACTGATTCATTGCGCGCTAGTCGGGACCTGCGTGAAGCAGGAGAACTGGCTCGAAAGGCCTGCGTACCCTACTTATTGGAAACCTTAGCCGAAGAAGAGGGGACTATTAAGGTTATTACTTTGAAACCAGATATGGAACGAGCGTTGATAGAAAGCTATCAACCTGGATCGGAGATTGGATTTGCACTTTCTGGTGAAAATTTGAGAAAAATCATTGACGAGATTAAGAAAGCATGGGAAATGTCTCATAGCTACGCAGAAAACGCCGTTCTGGTGGTGCACCCACGCATACGAAGAGCACTATGGGAGCTTCTTAGCAGGCAAGGTCTAAAGGAGTTAACAGTTTTGTCTTATAATGAGATCATGGATGCAAAGTACGTAGTTGTGGGAAGTGTGGGCGCTTAATGGAGGTCATTAAGGTAAAGGACACTGATATCCAAAGTGCTCTGGACATGGTTAAGCGTCAGTATGGCAGTGATGCCATGATCCTAGAAATTAGGAAGAAGCGCAAGTACGTTTTTGGGCCCACCTATTATGAGCTGCTTATCGGCATTGAGCAGAGTTCTGCAAAAGGAAACCTGGATAATCTTGAAGCTTTGGAAAAAGCAATCAAGAGATTGGATGCTGCAGTAAGCGCACTAGCGGTGAAAGAAGACGAGCTTGATGCACTTTCCAGACAAACTGGGTTTTCCAAGGAGCTTTTGGTAAAAGCAAGGGCTGTTCCTACAGAAGATTGGAAAAATACTTTACGTCAGTACCTAAGTAACAAACTTGAGTTTGTCCGTTTGGAAAGTATAAAGTTCCAAACGTTTCCAAAAGTTGTTGTTCTGCTCGGGCCTACCGGGGTCGGAAAAACCACTACTGCTGCTAAATTGGCAGGTTACCTGTTGCTTGAAAGGAATGTATCTTCTGGGTTTGTTACCATCGATACCTTCAGAGCTGGTGCAGTAGAACAAACAAAACTTTTTGGTAAAGCTATGAACTTACCTGTGGAAGTTGTACGTCGACCACACCAGATGCAGAAAGTACTTGCGAAGTTGCCAGATGCCCACTATGTTTTTGTAGATACCATAGGCAGGAACCCTAAGGAAATTGGCAAACTTACCGAAATAAAGATGTATCTTGACGAACTTGAAGAATGGATTCCTGTGTTATGCCTAAATGCAGGCTTGAGAAAAGAAGAAATGCAAAAAGCTTTTGAGTACTTTAATAAGGTTTTTCACATTGAGTATTTCATACTCACAAAAGTGGATGAGGCAGAAAACATAAGCAGTGCTGTGGAGTTCATGGCTGAAAATGGACTAAAGACATTGGCCTTGACAAACGGGCAAAATGTACCAGATGATCTTTTGTTCCCCGACATAGAGAATGTTTTAGGCATGGTTGGTTTGTCTTTATGAAGAGTGAGCAGGTAAATAGGGCCGAAAGGCGATTGCGGAAGACCAGGGTTATTGCAGTCTCCTCTGGTAAGGGCGGCGTCGGTAAAACCTTAGTTGCCTTGGGACTGAGTATGGTGTTAGCGAACATGAAGAAGGATGTGCTACTAGTTGATGCTGATTTAGGAACTGCAAATGTGAATGTGGCCTTAGGTATACCCGTGGAATACAACCTGTGGGACGTGGTTAAGGGGAGAACGGACGTTGACAATGCCATCATGAGTGTGGAAGAGCATTTGGACCTTCTTCCTGGTGTTAGTGGTGTCTATGAAGCTACTTTCTGGCGTATGCGCGATACTGAAAAACTGTGGCGTGAACTGGATGGTGTTCTAACCAGATATGACTATGCCATAATCGATACCGGCTCGGGCATTGGAAACACGGTTGTGCAGTTTTGTATAGCCGCAGATGAAGTAGTTGTGGTATTTACCCCAGAAGCCACATCCATAACGGATGCCTACGCACTCATCAAGACTCTCCACAAAGAGGGGTATGATGGCAATATCTATGCTCTGGAGAACATGGTTAGAAAAGTGCAATCCGATTTGGTGCTTGCTGTGTCTTTAAAGTCCATGGCTCAGCGGTTTCTCAACCGCGAAATAGAGATTCTGGGTACCATTCCTTTTGATCCACAAATTTCTAAACAGGTTAGATATCAAGAGCTTGGAAAGTATTTGCATCAGTCTGACGAATTCATGTTTTATATGGGAACCGTAGTTAAGAACCTCCTGAAAAGTGGAGAAGATCTTGGTTCATATAAACCTTCTTTTTGGAGCAAATTAAAGAACCGCCTTAGCAAAATGATGGGTACTTAAGGAGTTTCTCATGCGGAGCACTGGTCGCATTCTAGTTGTGGAAGATTCTACTTTTGTTAGCAAAGTTGTGTGCGATATTCTACAAAAAAACTTGAATGTGGTTTGTGATACCGCATCCAGTGTCAAAGAGGCGTTAGTCAAAATAAGGCTTTACCCTTACGATGTTATTCTCCTTGATTATGTTCTGCCTGACGGTACAGGCATTGATATTCTCAGAAAGGGCAGGGATAGTTTAAAAGGTTACGTGATTCTGTTTTCATCATTGGCCCAGGAAGGGGCTGATATAACTGTTCAAGCTCTCTCAGAAGGTGCTGTTGATTTCATATTGAAGCCTGGTTGGGGTGGTATGCTCGCAGACGACTTTAGTCGCGAACTAGTTGCCAAAATTGAAGTGCTGCTTTCGAAGAAACCTGTCGAATCTACTGAAAAGGTCTTAAAGCAAGTTAACACGGCAGAACTGAAAACAGGGATTAAGCTGGTTAACTGTCCGGGTAAGGCAGAAGGCATCGTTGTGGTAGCGTCGTCAACCGGAGGCCCTCAGGCCCTTCGGAAATTTCTTGGCAAGTTTGAGCGTGTTAATGTTCCCGTGGTTATAGCGCAGCATATGCCCCCATTTTTTACAAAAAGCTTAGCTGAGCAACTTTGCAAGACGACTAAGTTGGATGTAATGGAAGCCACTTCAACAGTAGAGCTTGAGCCTAACAGAGTTTACGTGATTACTGGAGGCAAGCACGGAGTTGTAAGTGGTGGTGTTCTTGAGATAATAGATGGTCCTGCTGTTAATGGGGTAAAGCCAGCTGCTGATCTGCTTTTTGCTTCTGCCGCTGAAGCCTATGGAACTCAAACGCTGGGTGTAGTGCTTACAGGCATGGGTAAGGATGGACTAGAGGGAAGCAAATTCATCAAACAATTAGGTGGCAAAGTTATAGCGGAATCTCAAGAAAGTGCTGTGGTTTGGGGAATGCCTGGAGAAGTGGTGAAGTGTGGATTAGCAGATGCTATTGATCATCTGGAAGTTTTACCCTATCGTGTTGAGGAGATCATCAAGTGGTGGAAGTGAACCTTGAGCCGCTCATTGCGTTGTTAAGAAAACACCGCGACCTGGACCTCTCGGGTTACAGTAAGAGCACGCTCGGCAGAAGAATCACGTATTTTATGGGGCTGAACAAGATAAGTTCCATTGACGAACTGGGAAGGCGTTTAGCTGAGGATGATTTATTGTTCCAAGAGTTTCTGGACAAACTCACTATAAACGTCACGGAGTTTTTCAGAGACCCCCCCTTCTGGGAGAAGCTTACGGAACTACTAAAGTCTTTACCGTCAAACCGAATTAAGAGTTGGTCAGCTGGTTGC
The genomic region above belongs to Coprothermobacter proteolyticus DSM 5265 and contains:
- a CDS encoding chemotaxis protein CheB — its product is MRSTGRILVVEDSTFVSKVVCDILQKNLNVVCDTASSVKEALVKIRLYPYDVILLDYVLPDGTGIDILRKGRDSLKGYVILFSSLAQEGADITVQALSEGAVDFILKPGWGGMLADDFSRELVAKIEVLLSKKPVESTEKVLKQVNTAELKTGIKLVNCPGKAEGIVVVASSTGGPQALRKFLGKFERVNVPVVIAQHMPPFFTKSLAEQLCKTTKLDVMEATSTVELEPNRVYVITGGKHGVVSGGVLEIIDGPAVNGVKPAADLLFASAAEAYGTQTLGVVLTGMGKDGLEGSKFIKQLGGKVIAESQESAVVWGMPGEVVKCGLADAIDHLEVLPYRVEEIIKWWK